A genomic region of Roseofilum casamattae BLCC-M143 contains the following coding sequences:
- a CDS encoding DUF3465 domain-containing protein yields the protein MMKKTSQILLSLLTVCTLTFAFPSHTFALDYNQLSPLPLAGLNSRFAQGSRVSTKDGVRILEQAFADRQSDVQVRAVGQVIRLLADDLKGSKHQRFIVKLSSRQTVLIAHNIDLAPRVNGLSVGDRIEFYGEYEWTAKGGVIHWTHHDPAGRHVGGWIRHNERVYQ from the coding sequence ATGATGAAAAAAACGTCACAAATTCTCCTCAGTTTACTGACCGTATGCACCTTGACCTTTGCATTCCCGAGCCACACTTTCGCCTTAGATTACAATCAACTCAGCCCTCTTCCCCTTGCAGGTCTCAATTCTCGCTTTGCCCAAGGTTCCAGGGTTTCGACTAAGGATGGCGTCCGAATTTTAGAGCAGGCGTTTGCCGATCGACAAAGTGACGTGCAAGTCCGAGCCGTCGGTCAAGTGATTCGTCTTCTGGCTGACGATCTAAAAGGAAGCAAGCATCAACGCTTTATTGTCAAACTCTCCTCGAGGCAAACTGTATTAATTGCCCATAATATTGACTTAGCTCCCAGAGTGAACGGCCTGTCTGTTGGCGATCGCATTGAATTTTACGGCGAATACGAATGGACTGCTAAAGGTGGCGTCATTCATTGGACGCACCACGATCCGGCCGGCCGTCACGTAGGCGGATGGATTCGGCATAACGAGCGAGTGTATCAATAA
- a CDS encoding GNAT family N-acetyltransferase, which yields MEYSISSDRTQLDLNVIHDFLSNRSYWAQGRSLEEVQTSMENCICFGLCDGQGRTIGFARVLTDGLVMACLLDVFILEPYQGRGLGTYLLNYVLNDAGIAVKTWILRTADAHSFYEKFGFERLNSDDTYMIRGEHSLT from the coding sequence ATGGAATATTCAATTTCCAGCGATCGCACTCAACTCGATCTCAACGTCATTCACGATTTTCTCTCGAACCGCTCCTACTGGGCACAGGGTCGGAGTTTAGAGGAGGTGCAAACATCCATGGAAAACTGTATCTGCTTTGGACTGTGCGATGGCCAAGGCCGTACCATTGGGTTTGCGCGGGTGCTCACCGATGGTTTAGTTATGGCGTGCTTGCTGGATGTTTTTATCCTGGAACCCTATCAAGGTCGAGGACTGGGAACGTATCTCCTCAATTATGTTCTCAATGATGCCGGAATTGCAGTCAAAACCTGGATTTTGCGTACTGCTGATGCCCATAGCTTTTACGAAAAATTTGGCTTTGAGCGTCTCAACTCTGACGACACATATATGATTCGTGGAGAACACTCGCTGACGTAA
- a CDS encoding MFS transporter, whose protein sequence is MTQLSPNKAVQNQLAQETLSAQGSTKNVILAGVVGNVIEWYDFALYGYLAPVISLLFFPNNNELVSLIETYGVFAAGFIMRPIGAGIFGYIGDRVSRRTELFISVILMAIPTFMLGLLPTYKQIGIAAPIILILLRLVQGLSVGGEFTGSVTYVAETAPQTRRGFATSFVNVGSTVGLLLGLGIVTLITHLLSDANMYAWGWRIPFLLGGILGVTGLYIRSGLPDSEVFEQHQQERQVPLLGALQKSLVPMLQAMVYAGGYTSVYYIAMVYIPTYLDRFTGISRTSVLIINVVALALQMLLLPLFGWLSDSTLRRKSWLLLTAISLVPIGLATFWLLLQPNPYGVWLAQIGLAIALVPLLASSPVMMVELFPTETRLTAYSLSFNLGASIMGGTSLLVCTWLINITDKLYAPAFYLAGCAILGAIATGFMRDRSREPLL, encoded by the coding sequence GTGACCCAACTCTCCCCAAACAAAGCCGTCCAAAACCAGCTAGCTCAGGAGACTCTTAGCGCCCAAGGTAGCACCAAAAATGTTATTCTTGCCGGCGTGGTGGGTAACGTCATTGAATGGTATGACTTTGCCCTCTATGGCTACTTAGCACCGGTTATCTCCTTACTCTTTTTCCCGAATAATAACGAACTGGTTTCGCTGATCGAAACCTATGGCGTATTTGCCGCTGGGTTTATCATGCGACCCATTGGAGCTGGAATTTTCGGGTATATTGGCGATCGCGTCAGTCGCCGCACCGAACTGTTTATCTCCGTCATCTTAATGGCCATTCCCACCTTCATGTTGGGACTGTTGCCCACCTATAAACAGATTGGCATCGCCGCCCCCATTATCCTCATCCTGCTCCGATTAGTGCAAGGACTATCTGTCGGCGGAGAGTTCACCGGATCGGTAACGTATGTGGCCGAAACTGCTCCTCAAACTCGGCGCGGGTTCGCCACCAGCTTCGTTAATGTCGGCTCTACTGTGGGTTTGTTGCTCGGTTTAGGAATAGTTACCCTCATCACTCATCTGCTTTCGGATGCCAATATGTACGCTTGGGGTTGGCGCATACCCTTCCTATTGGGCGGTATTTTGGGAGTAACCGGACTCTACATTCGCAGCGGTCTCCCGGACTCAGAAGTCTTTGAACAACACCAGCAAGAGCGACAAGTTCCCCTACTCGGCGCTCTACAAAAATCTCTCGTTCCCATGCTGCAAGCCATGGTGTATGCCGGAGGATATACGTCCGTGTATTACATCGCCATGGTCTACATTCCCACTTATTTGGATCGATTTACCGGCATTTCCCGCACCAGCGTTTTAATTATCAATGTCGTTGCTCTCGCGCTCCAGATGCTGCTCCTGCCTTTGTTTGGTTGGCTCTCCGATAGCACCCTGCGGCGCAAATCTTGGTTATTGCTGACTGCTATTAGTTTGGTTCCCATCGGGTTGGCTACATTTTGGCTCTTATTGCAACCGAACCCCTATGGAGTATGGTTAGCACAAATTGGATTAGCGATCGCACTTGTCCCGTTATTAGCCAGTTCTCCGGTAATGATGGTGGAACTATTCCCCACAGAAACTCGCCTCACTGCCTATTCTCTCTCGTTTAATCTGGGAGCGAGTATTATGGGCGGAACCTCTTTGTTGGTCTGTACCTGGCTGATTAATATTACCGATAAACTGTATGCGCCAGCGTTTTATTTAGCCGGTTGTGCTATTTTGGGTGCGATCGCAACTGGGTTTATGCGCGATCGCAGTCGCGAACCCTTATTGTAG